GCCCACAGGTGTCCCAGACCTAGCTAGAGGTGAGTATGGCTGAGCAGGAGCCCACAGCCGAGCAGCTGGCGCAGATTGCGGCTGAGAACGAGGAGGATGAGCACTCGGTCAACTACAAGCCCCCGGCCCAGAAGAGCATCCAGGAGATCCAGGAGCTGGACAAGGACGACGAGAGTCTGCGCAAGTACAAGGAGGCCCTGCTGGGCCGTGTGGCCGTGTCCGCTGGTGAGTGGGCCCCGGTGGGTGTGTGTGGACACCTGTCGCTTTTCTGGatgtttgctactattttccCCACTGGTGAAACTCTTAACTTGCTGTCACTTTGCAGACCCCAACGTCCCCAATGTTGTGGTGACCCGACTGATCCTGGTTTGTAGCACCGCCCCGGGTCCCTTGGAGCTGGACCTGACAGGTGAGTGGCATCTCTGAGGTTCCTGGCTGGGGCTGCCTGGCACCCTGTTGCTTCCCCTAAAAATAGTTTGTTGGGGTGCTGGCGCCCTCTTGTGGGAAGCACAAGAAGTGTAGCCAAGTGGTCTTAAAAGGCTCTGGCTTTGGTGTGGTCTAGGTCTGGGTTGCCAAGGCTTATGTTGGGGGGCCAGGTGGAAGGGGCACCCCACCAGGGCCAGAGGCTTCCCCTGGCTGAACCTCCTAGTGTGGCGTTCCTCTAAATGCAGGTGATCTGGAGAGCTTTAAGAAGCAGTCCTTTGTGCTGAAGGAAGGTGTGGAATACAGGATAAAAATCTCCTTCCGGGTAAGgaggaggctcagggaggtgcCAGGGTCTGGGGCTGGGGATCCTGGCTGAGCCCTGCTTGGGGTGCCTCCTTGCAGGTGAACCGAGAGATCGTGTCCGGCATGAAGTACATCCAGCACACGTACAGGAAAGGCGTTAAGAGTGAGTGAGGGTGGGCGCCAGGCCCGAGCCCCCAGGAGGGAGGTGGCCACCCAGGGGCTCAGGGAtcgggagggagagaggaaacacCCAGCTCTGCTCCCTGACTGACGCCTTTTCTGCATCGCAGTTGACAAGACCGACTACATGGTGGGGAGCTATGGGCCTCGGGCGGAGGAATACGAGTTCCTGACCCCGATGGAGGAGGCCCCCAAGGGCATGCTGGCTCGAGGCAGCTACAACATCAAGTCCCGCTTCACAGATGACGACAGGACTGACCACCTGTCCTGGGAGTGGAACCTCACCATCAAGAAGGAGTGGAAGGACTGAGCCGTggctgggaggtgggcagggcggGCGGACAGAAGGACGGacatgcccctccccacccctcccgaCCCCAGACCAAAGTGCTGACAGGGCCCGCCCACGCTGCCGCCACTCCCCCTGGTCTGCCTCCTGGCCGGCCTGTCTGTTCCTCCTCCACCCTTCCAGCCTGCTGGCCCCAGCCTCCTCGGTGGTCTAGTGTTGTTGCTGCTTCCGCCTgtgctgtggggagggaggtctaCACCTCCCCTTCTGTATCCCTTGAGGTTTCCCCACCGTCCTAACCCGACCTGAGGTCC
Above is a genomic segment from Phocoena sinus isolate mPhoSin1 chromosome 20, mPhoSin1.pri, whole genome shotgun sequence containing:
- the ARHGDIA gene encoding rho GDP-dissociation inhibitor 1, producing the protein MAEQEPTAEQLAQIAAENEEDEHSVNYKPPAQKSIQEIQELDKDDESLRKYKEALLGRVAVSADPNVPNVVVTRLILVCSTAPGPLELDLTGDLESFKKQSFVLKEGVEYRIKISFRVNREIVSGMKYIQHTYRKGVKIDKTDYMVGSYGPRAEEYEFLTPMEEAPKGMLARGSYNIKSRFTDDDRTDHLSWEWNLTIKKEWKD